The genome window ACGCAATCCAGGACGAAGATGGCCGGCTTTACCGGCTGGGCTGGGATGAGCCAAAGCAGTTGAATGCTAAGTTTTCTAAAAAGGGTGATTACGAAGATGTTACCATTATCAGAAACAATGTGTATGTCCTCAAAAGCAATGGTGCCATTTATAATTTTCCATTGACCGAGGCGGTTTTCGAAGAAGTGGAGCAGATTCGTGAAATGAAGAAAATATTGCCGAAAGGAGAATACGAAGGCATGTTTGGTGACGAGGCTTCGGGGAAGATCTATATTCTCTGCAAAAATTGTGAGCAGGATAATTCCAAGAGCAGCGTTACGGGATATATTTTAGAGCCGGATAAGGATTCTGCGAAAATTTCAGAAACATTCTCGATTCAAGTCGACGAGATCAAAGCGATCACGGGCAAAGTAGAGCGCGGTTTCCGTCCGTCGGGCCTGGCCAAAAATCCGGTGACG of Dyadobacter chenhuakuii contains these proteins:
- a CDS encoding SdiA-regulated domain-containing protein, with amino-acid sequence MATFLQHIGMLALLTLGGCDSTKKEQVVYKDYDLGKPDKFNMPESLFEISGITLNQGNPDTIYAIQDEDGRLYRLGWDEPKQLNAKFSKKGDYEDVTIIRNNVYVLKSNGAIYNFPLTEAVFEEVEQIREMKKILPKGEYEGMFGDEASGKIYILCKNCEQDNSKSSVTGYILEPDKDSAKISETFSIQVDEIKAITGKVERGFRPSGLAKNPVTNDWYIISAVNKLLVVTDNQWKVKEAYALNGNQFIQPEGIIFDKQGNLYISNEGDDLFSGNILKFKKKNR